A window of Bactrocera dorsalis isolate Fly_Bdor chromosome 4, ASM2337382v1, whole genome shotgun sequence genomic DNA:
AAGATAATACCGTGTCCGGTAGGAACGATCAAAAGGGAGCTCAAAACATAATTTGATCAAATATCTATTTTGTTCTGAGGAAATCTGTAACCAAATGCGAGATAGCGAAGCAGATATGATCAAAATATGACAAGGCAATAATTAAGGACTTATTAAATGGGTTCCGTGCAATACCTACATAGGGATGATGGAAGACAATAGTCCAAGAGTAGggttttaaatattgttattgCTCTAACATTTGTTTCGAGCAATCTTTATGTCTTAACCTTCGTTGACAGCTGTGTAGGTGCCATtggtaaaatattgaaattttcaacgaaaaaaGTATATTGGTGAAACCATACTGACATCAATAATGCTACCATAGCAATAATGGGGAGTAACTGTTAAATGTGCATTTAATTTAGTTGATTCAAAGTATTGGGTGaatatttttcgtgttttttgtcGGAAACTCTTCAATAACTTTAGTTCCAACCATCGAAGTCACGATACAATTACAGAAAATATAGTCACAGCGGATTTACCACCCGTTAGCGTGACAAAAGCTTTAAGCTGCATTATCAATTAAGCCTCTCCAAGGAAAAGTTGGTCACTTAGTCACCACAATTCCGAAAATGTTGCCTCGGTTAACGACTCCATAATAATCTTTTAGCTGAACGCTTCATGACGAAAGAGAACTCTCGACCGAACAACTAGTAAATATGTTTCCACAAAGTTATGTAAATCATGATGATACTATAATTTGTGATTAAATTCTTAATAGTCACGAATAATCCTTTGAAAgaaaaatctgaataatttttatgctaAAGActtgataattattattatgcaaTAACATAATATGCAGTACAACACATAGACCTGGGACCTATTCTAATAGATTTAGAAAGGAAAGGTCATTTCATAGCTTGAATGAACGAATCAAAGACGATTGacctttatttttatacaatttaagttattttgctgggcatatattttgttgcttgatgttttcttttttatgagAACTGTCCATCTAGTCCAAAAGGTCAAAGAATCAAGACTTTTAATTGCTTAGCAGTTTTCAAACTAGTTTATGCAAATATTCCGCACTCATTAAtgatctttcaaatgttgaccgcggctacgtctcagatggatCGTCTGTTTatcccaattttcgatgactctttcgagcatttcaactggtaactggcgaatgacacgtcCGATGTGGAATCCCTACAGAAGTCTAACGATATGATATCACACGAACTTGGTGGCCAGGCGACTAgcctaaaacgtgaaattatctgctcaccgaagtgttctcttaaaTCCATTGATTGCCTATGTTTCTACTGGTccacaaaccacaacaaactgtttttttctggataaattggcagctcttgaatatcttcaTGTTGCTTTGCgtcatttttgcttgtttacatacccattgagccagaaatgggcctcatctctgaacaaaatttggctcgaaatcgtcggatttttttttgaacttctcaagagcccatagagcgaagtgatgtcgcttgggaagtcgagcggcttcagttcttgcacaagctgtattttgtacgctttcaatttaagatatcgacgAAAAATGCGCCAATGTTGCGAACGTCGCCGAATCacctctccacggtcttcgtgaacattctcagctacggctgctatattttcttcattgtaTGTTGGACGTGACCTAATCGATCGAGTATAATCCAaaaatgaatgctgggtctcaatatgtgcgatggtgttgcgaatactaagctcagtaggccgattatgttgaccataacaTAATTttacgtgaattttcgtaatacagttaaacgatttgtaaacattgttcagACGTATGTAAGTCTCTCCATCATGAAaagccaaacaatactgaacaaaaataacatgacagcttcaCAACTCACGAGTTACCTGTCacaaaaggctattgaaaaaagtacctctacttgaaaCACCCGTTATATTAACATTCTGAAATTCATTCATACGTTATAGACCATGGATGCTTggaaaataaagataaaatattaattatcaaaggaaaatattaaatttaaataataattaaatgttgGACGTGAcctattattaataattaaatttaatattccctgaaatatatatttctattagtCCATCCATATATTGATTATTTCAATAATCTCTTATCAATTATAcattaacataaatataatatcgcACTGTCTTTCATTCAACTCTTTTGAAATTCTTTAGACGTTACCAATTCGATACAATTCTGACGTCAACCAACAAGCATCTTTGTCAAAATTGATCTAAATTGACcctatattttttccatatcctCAGATGGGCACCAATTAATTGTCACTTTAAAATAACTTCGCCTGAAGACAAATTAACAAACTTATACGCACATGATCGTTTGCTGATGACGCCCAAAGGCTTATATGCGTTTCACTTCTAGTTTCTTTTACGATGCATAATTTCGAACTCAAATTCCggttttcatacatatattttattcgctattaatatttacatatctaaTTCACTAGAACACGTTTCACTTTGTGTTTGTCCCCGCAAATTGGGTGACACTTAACCTAAATCTTATAAGAAGACTTCACGTCAATTAAAGTTACAAATTATGATACAAGTTTATTAGCTAAATCTCACTTTTACATCTTCTCCGATATTCACTGCCAGTCGCCGCGTATCATATCGGCTGCTTTCTCTCCGATCATATACGACGCCGCGTTGGTGTGCGCCGTGGGCGGGAAAGGTATGATGCTGGTATCGACTACACGCAAATGCTTTATGCCGTGCACTTTCAACTCGGCATTGACAACAGTGCTGGGATCACTTTCGGGGCCCATTCTACATGTGGCCACTTGGTGATGCAGTGTGTAGGAGAGCGTGCGGATGGAACAGCGCCAGTAGTCGTCAGTGCCGAAGTTATGCTGTTCGCAGCCGGGTAACGGTATATCGTGTATGCGTGTGCCCAATGCTTGCATTGCTGGTGTTTGCGTAATGCGTATGGCCTCCTTAATACCCTCCAACATGAACTGTACATCATCCTCGTTGCGGAAGTATTTAGGGTTTATGCGTGGCCACTCGAAAGGATTACGGTTGTGTAGCCACATACGGCCCACAGATTTCGGATGGAACTGCATGATAAGAAAACTGAAATGATCCTGTCGTGAGACTTGTAGTGGACGATAAACTTTGTCGTAGAGTTCGTCTTTGAAGTTTGCGCCCTGTTTGAGGGCAGTGCCTTGATCGGCGGCTAAGCTACCGGCTACTGTGATTATCTCCATATCAGGCATATCTGCGGGTTCCTTAGAGCTGGGCACCTTGAAAAATGTGAGCGCCTCTACGCCACCAATCGAAGATAGCATAGTGGTGGGATTGCCGAGCAGAAATGACTTCACTACTGTGGAATTGAGATGCGCTATGTTGAGCAGTTGTCTATCTGTATTGACTGTAAAGGTGGGTCCAAAGTGACACATGTGATCATAGAGTAGTTTACCCACCGGTAGTTCCTTCACTATGGGTACACCGATAGCTTTTAGATTGTCTGCGGGTCCTACGCCGGATAACATCAAAAGTTGTGGTGAATTGAAGGCGCCTGCTGAGAGTATGACCTCTTTGCGTGCGCGCACCTTATAGTACTTATTGCGGTACATGAGTTCTACGCCGGTCGCACGTTTTGTAACGGGATCTATTAACACACGCGTGACGCGCGTCATTGTTACAATATGtagattttttctttgataacgTATCGGCTCAATGTAAGCGCGATATGCGCTATGACGTCGACCGCGCAGCGTATTGGCTTGCACATAGGACGCCCCTATTTGCGACTCACCATTGTAGTCTGTGCGTGGATGTCCAGCTTGCTGCGCGCCCTTCAAATAAGCATGCACTGCTGGTGTGCGATACTGCACATCCTCCACGCTCAGCGGTCCTGTACGATTGTGATATGGTGAGTCCTCCAAACCAGCCAGGTTTGCGGCTTCCGATTTAAGAAAATACGGCAAGACTTCCGCATATGACCAACCTTTATTGCCTGCAGCAGCCCAACGATCAAAGTCACGTTTATTGCCGCGATTGTAGATCATATAGTTGATGGAACTGGTGCCGCCCAACACCTTGCCGCGCGGCAAGAAGCACTCATTATTATACATGCCAAAGCAAGCGCGTTTCTGCGGTGTCGACTTGTAGCCCCAATTGGAATGTGTGCCCTGCAGATACGCAGCGAGCACGGGCATCTGATGAAACATGCCCTCTACACCGCCCGCCTCGATCAAGTAAACCGTCCAGTTAGGATTTTCGGACAGACGATTGGCGAGCACACAACCAGCTGGCCCGGCGCCAACTATAATGAAGTCGTAGCTGGCATTTTGACGCGGCGCTGTGTGGAAAGAAGTAATACATAAACAATTTTGCATTCTAGTTTAAGGCTAGGCGTCATACCGTCATTATAGAGCGTAGATAAAATTAGATTTTCCAAGCCGATGCCAAGCACTTGCTGTAAATGCTGTGTTTGCGAAGACTGCGCGCAACTCGTTGCAACCAGCGCTGCCGCTAAGATTAAAAACCTCAACAACCAATTGCAGAGCTCGTGCATTTTGCAATCTGTAAGTGTTAAATATTGTTACGCAGCACACGCGTTCTCAGCCGTTAAAGTCGAAACTCTATTTGTGCAAATTTGACACACGCGCTTCGAATTTTGAGTTATATTTTGACTTAAGCTTCACTAACTAAATTTATGTCCAACTTGTAAcgtttaaaaactatttgaggCTAATCTGATACACGCGCTTTGAATTTTGACTTAAATTTTCTTTCCGCTCCTTAACGATTGactttattattactttatatATTGTTCAGTTCCGCATCCGCGTGCTGTTACGTCCAGCCAACTTGCCGTCTATGTTTGGACTGCGTGCGCCGCGTTACAACTGCGGCTTTTGAGATTCTTTCTTTTGCTCCGTTGTATTTGTAGCTTTATGCTTTGCTATTGTTTCCGTGCCATTTCTTCTGCATCTTTCTACAGTTCAATGCGTTTGCTACGTAGTTCAACGCCCTAAACGCGAAATTCTTAACGTTGGCAACGAACGCGCACGCTCCCGTACTCCTCGAACGCACTTTTGGTAATAAAACCACCGTTGCTTGGTTCAAGTAGTGCTGGCCTTTCGCTTACATACGGCCAAGATCGTACACTGCATGCTGCGGTACGCACATGTACGCGTGTTTGTTGCCCTTAAGCAAAcaagttatattttatatttacatgcacacacatgcaaacaaacataattaaaaaaatccaaaagtcTTAAccattccatttaattttttgtgttaattCATGCCAACGTTATTTATTTACCGGTATATGTGGCACCACAACACTACATACCGCATTTTTGTTGGCCTGTCCATCTAGCTGCTGATTGCCCACCTGTCCATCGTGGTCCAACGACGCGCCTTCCAAACCGGTTGTGCGATTTCTCATGGCTCGTAAATATGTGACAACCATCGATAGCTCATTTGATTACTTCTGTTTCTTCCACCCCTCCCGACTTGCAATGCTGCACTTGTTTGCTAACGTTGTTTGTATGTGAAGCCAGTTGGTgcagcttttgttgttttcgacGCCGACCTACCGTATGTCCATGAAGTGATCTTGAATTTAAGAGTAATTTGCCGCCGCATTGTACTCGCACTAATGCGCATTACAattacaacaagaaaaaacgttaactccGGCTGCATCGAAACTTCACAATATaagaagtttccatacaagaacttgagtttgatagttcaatttgtgtggcagctacttatatgctatagtagtctgatatCGGCGCTTCATATAATTGAGCAGTTTCTTGAGAAGTAGAAAAAATGTCCATGAGTTTCGTGACacacttaatataccctgttcgggGTATTAAAATGTATGTGTTTTAGTGTGTGGTGACAGTCAATGGTTTCGTTTGACAAAAATAGGCTTTATCAGGTCTTTTAGGAACGTCTTATTGCTGACAATCTGATAGTCATCGCCATAATTAATTTGCTGGATTATCAAATGATTGACAACGTTGTGTgaactatgtacatatctaaACATAATTGGGATAAAAAAGCAcgcggaaattgtaattaagctcccgggtaaatgatatttcaaacaaatgtatttttctaagttggtaGGGCTATTACTACGTCAAATATGAGCGTGATcagtcaaccagtttgtttacagcagttgCTTAAGTCCGCACAAAATATGGaaatcttaaattttgtatttctaaccccATTTGGTGTGTGGAATCGTTGCGAGTGTTGAAAagggcttacggtgattcacaAGCGTACGAGTGATACCTAGCCTTCAAAGGCGATgaagagatcgttgaaaacaagcctcgttctggacgaccttcgacctcttcaactaatgaaaatattaaaaaggtgAAATAGggagatgacaagagagctcgacatctctagCGAatccgtttgaatgattttgctggatattttgggtatgaaacgcattcttactcttttttcaaaaaagactTTCGTAAAAAGATCTTACAGATGCTTGattgtgcgaattccgatcctaCATTCTTGCAGTGCATAACTGCCGGTgaaacatgggtttatgagtttcacattcaaacaagtcaacaattatcggaatggagggaaaaagcaaaccgaaaccaaaaaaaccaaggtgatgctcattgttttttcctatattcgtggtttggtgcatcatggaTTTGTTCCGATcgataaggagttctattttgCCGTATTAAGGCCTTTGCATGGGAACATCCGTCGataataatgcaccatcccatcaAGCCACGATTGtggccgaatttaaagccaaaaacgagAAAATACCCAGTATTCGTGGACACTTTtctaaagttaaatatttaaaaatgtaaaggGTGCTTTTTaacatagaaataaaatttcaaatatatttattagctTTTTAGTATTCATATTGCTTGAATCGATTTTCGTGTCCATAACTTCCGCAACTGCGCTTTATAAAGATACCGATCCAAATTTGTACCGCTTTTTCCCATAGTCGCTTATTCCTCGAAAATGGTCAGTCATAGCTGCTTTATCATCTGAGGTCAATGAATTAGTGTATGTAGCTCCTTAAAAAGtaatacgtaggctgctatatatatctctgacgtaggcaacactaagtgttgccaggtgcaatctgacatttccattggaaagtttgacattttttagcataacatcactcagaacgttttgtcatttaatcgtgaattgttttatttacagggaattaaaaaattcatctcggccaaaaaatggaattaactcgtgaacattttcgtgcgatcatttttcacaacttttgacgtggattatcacgacaagagtgcatcgaagaactaaaatctttgtatggctatgaagcaccatcctgtagcactgtgaaaaactggtacaacgaattcaatcgtggccgacgcttgctcagagacgaattccgtgaaggtcgtccaaaaacagccgttgtgccagaaaacatcgatgccgtacgtgaacttgtaatgcaagaccgtcatgtaacataccttcagatagaggcatgcctatgcatttctcccaccagtatacattcgatattgcatgaacacctggccgtaaaaaaggtttgttctcgttggatcccgcacaatttgacaatcgctcaaaaaaaggctcgtgtggattggtgtaaagaaatgctgaaaaaatacgatcgcggtgcttcaaaagacgtttataagatcgtcacaggtgacgaatcatgtatctatgcgtatgagcccgaaacaaaacagcaatcgaccgtctGGGTCttcaagacgagccaaatccaacgaagaaaaaaaaaacaataaaaaaaaacattttcgttgataaatattcctattttcattattagacaaaaaatatatatagcagccctcgtatcacTAGTTCAGATCTGTGTAATTTAGCGGGATCAGAAATAAAACACCTATGAAAATGAGTGATATGCGCTTTGGCTACTCGTAACTATAGGAGTATTTCGAATTGAACTCTGCTGAATGGTCTATTCCATAGAAGAAAAGCAAACCCTTAACAACTAACCACTTTACAACTCATttcgaaactattttaaaatacttctcttgtataagaatatattttggaGGAGGGTTTACtagctataaaaaaaaatatttacaggaAAAGGCTATTGAGTGAAATTTTAGTGCTTCTTTGGAATTTCTCTAAAcatttgaatataatataacGTACGAAAACAAGTTTTCTGGGAAAAAAAAgcatctcatcttccatccgaatcaactaaaaagtgaaaattgattttgtgACACCTAAGCCTcttttccgtagaccaggtcacatataataaaaattacatatataacgTTTTGTTCAGGGTAAACTTCTAAAccactgaaccgattttagtaaaaattagcACGCTGTGTTGAGTTTGAACCAACTTGAAAGATAAGATAGTTTATATCtaaattgtgttaaaaatagaaaaataaattataaataaaaatatgtacatatttctaaaCAGAATATTCGAAGTTAAAACATTAGTAATGTTGAGTAGATTGCCcaaagaaacatttttcaattcgtaaacgatatacgagtatatggcaACACTTCTCAGTATTTCTCGAAAATTGCAATCGCACAAAACTTAGGGGAACACGCACATAGCTTTTGAATCCATCTTAtcgttgataaacaaaatttatttaatatttttaaatttatttttcaggtATGTTTccactgtaaatttctttaACTTAAACAATGAGGTGAGAAAATATTGCTAACTTGTGTGACCTTAACTCTTATCAAAATTAAGTAGATTACTTAAGAaaactaaatacatatgaaaattaaatactgCAATATCGTATTAAACACGTCAGCACCTACTGTATACAATTATttgtagatatttatatattactttTGATAAACACATACACTTTGTATGAAGCATCTCAGAATAATGAGGCAAATAGACAACGAAACTAAAAATGGCAGAAGATAAGGTTGAGAAAAGTTTATGCTGATATTTCTCatcataatattttattgaaacatgttttttaacctatatattgaaacaaagttttttcgagactaaactaaaaataaaacgaacTTCGAGagaatgaaaaaatatcaaaaacattAGAAAATCCATCGCTACAATTAACGGTTATCCATAGAATAAAAtagaacaaaatataatttatttgacttAAGGTTTTTTCTCCCCTCCCCTTAATCAATAATCTAAAATCAAGTGCCCGGAAATTTAGAAAATCTTTACCTAAAACTCCTATATAATTGATCATAAAACCCTCAACATTTGACAAAGCGTTTTGAGTCTATTTTTTGTTGAGACACCaaatgtcagtttcggctataATCTGTTTCGTCTAAGGTAAGACTGCGGAGATGCTCCTATTTCAGGCTTGCTTGGATGGCTTGGGTCGTCGACCAACGCCCGACAAGCACAAACGAGATCCATTGATCCAGTGCTAGAACGCAACATTGTAAAGAAGATCAGACTCGTTCCTATTCTGTTTAGCGAGCTTAGCGCTAGTATTGCGGTTCTGCTTTTGGTATGAATTAACACCTTCCTGGGAGAGGCTAGCACTTCATAGAAGTACGTCTACTACTAGTCTATTGCAGTGGCTTCTGCCCGAAGCAATCAGTAGGGAATAACTTGATGATGAACTTATATTGGATTAAGTATACTCAAGTGCTGGATTACACAAGCATAATTTCAATATATGgtgtaaaaattatgaaacatgTAGCATTATCGATATGTCATGCTCATAGAAGCTGTTGAGTTCAGAGAAAATTTCGCTAAACCCACACTTCAAAAAAATCGAGTAAATCAGCTCGTGCTTATTCCTCATACGTagattgccttttatatttcgggatacgagaaaataaaaacgaatttcaaatttcgaaattttcaattaagatctatttatatacttgtgtatgtgtttgcaacAATCTACGAAGTACTTTTGCCATTCTGATTGCGGTATCTCTAAAATATGACTCTAACCGCCTCTTCAGGCGTCGAAAAGCGTTGgcctcttagtttattttttacagacGGAAAAAAGGCAATCGAGGCCAAATCAGGTTTATATGGAGGATGACTAATCAAATATATGATTTGAGTACTCAAAAATGCAGATGCCTCAGCCGCTGCGTGAGAAGTTTACATTGGCGTGATGTAGAGTGATAAGTCTTCGGCAGTTGGCTtttctgatttcttgaaagacaactggttTTCTGTACTGCGTTTTTCTAGTAGTATGGTTttaatatatcgtcacctgaaatgcaaaataacgtatcatcaaaaaattcgaaattgagtgtcttattgattacgcttcactacttcaaattatatacataatattaaatatgttcaacattttctggttctgcggtcatatataaaccagtcttaaccaatattaatattttgtttcactcatgttcgattttatttcgtgtttcattcatgccactgtaaatttctgtaaatgttgttacgttaatttgcattttaggtgacgatattcAGTTGTTCTAAAAAAAgaagcaaatatttgctttgaaattctTCGTGCGCCAACAACTTATGTCGAATTCGACTCAtcttgaaacacccatacagtcGACTGATCTTTACTTTCGGGCTCATAAAAGTAAATCCATCATCTCTCACGATTTCACAGAAGTCTTTGGAAGCAGCGTATTATTTTAGCATTTCCACCGACCAATCGACACAAGCCGTTTTTtgattgacaaattgtgtgggatccaacctgaacaactttttttacgGTCAAACATCAATAAGTTCCGAAACAACTTATTGTGGATGACCTTACTGAAAGTGGTCTCGGAGTGATCTACGActtcgattgaattcaccataccatcgataaacactggtctTTGAAGGagcttcatcgtcaaaaattaatttcatctaTGCACTCTTCATTAGTTAATCcatgtcgaaagttgtaaaaaataatcgcgcaaaaatgttcgaaatttaattccattttttggtcgagaagaatattttaagttactataaACAACACAACTAGCATTCTGAGTATGCACACCatgaaaaatgtcaaacttttcgATAAACTTATGAGTTTCCAGATTGAAACACTAAtgttgccaaatcccgaaatatgaaaggcaacctacgtaggtttcaaaaatgtttaaacaatatttctttattatttttttaataaaaaaattattaatttgtttttaattttttattttatttacatatttatttttactcgaatgctgttcttatttattattaaaaaaaattaattaatttattattaaaaaaaattaattaa
This region includes:
- the LOC105231617 gene encoding glucose dehydrogenase [FAD, quinone], with protein sequence MHELCNWLLRFLILAAALVATSCAQSSQTQHLQQVLGIGLENLILSTLYNDAPRQNASYDFIIVGAGPAGCVLANRLSENPNWTVYLIEAGGVEGMFHQMPVLAAYLQGTHSNWGYKSTPQKRACFGMYNNECFLPRGKVLGGTSSINYMIYNRGNKRDFDRWAAAGNKGWSYAEVLPYFLKSEAANLAGLEDSPYHNRTGPLSVEDVQYRTPAVHAYLKGAQQAGHPRTDYNGESQIGASYVQANTLRGRRHSAYRAYIEPIRYQRKNLHIVTMTRVTRVLIDPVTKRATGVELMYRNKYYKVRARKEVILSAGAFNSPQLLMLSGVGPADNLKAIGVPIVKELPVGKLLYDHMCHFGPTFTVNTDRQLLNIAHLNSTVVKSFLLGNPTTMLSSIGGVEALTFFKVPSSKEPADMPDMEIITVAGSLAADQGTALKQGANFKDELYDKVYRPLQVSRQDHFSFLIMQFHPKSVGRMWLHNRNPFEWPRINPKYFRNEDDVQFMLEGIKEAIRITQTPAMQALGTRIHDIPLPGCEQHNFGTDDYWRCSIRTLSYTLHHQVATCRMGPESDPSTVVNAELKVHGIKHLRVVDTSIIPFPPTAHTNAASYMIGEKAADMIRGDWQ